Below is a window of Christensenella minuta DNA.
GCTGCAATCTCGTGACTTTTGAAGGCGATTCTTTTGAGACGAGCCGTATTAAAAGCTACAGCGCATACGATATTGCGACCGAAGTTGCGGAGCCGGTTGTACGCGCATTGGCGGAAGAGGTGTTCGGCGGCGAATTTCAGCTTATTTATTGCGGATCGTTCCGCTGTACGCTGATTGTAAAGAATGGGAAAAGGCTTTACCCGGTAGACTTTATGCCCGCTCATGATATCATTGGGCAGGATATCGCTCCGTTTATCAGGACGGAAGGAAAACAGGCAAAGTTTTTTGACCTGATGAAAAAATCGTATGACTTCCTGCAGGAAAAGGCTATCCCTGCAAATGGCATGTGGATGTGGGGCGCGTCGGTTATGCCTGAAATCAAGGGCGATACCCGCGGACGCGTCGCGCTTTCGGAAACCCTGCTGATGGACGGGATCACAACGATTGCCGGACTTCCTAATATCGGCACCAAACGCGAAGGACGTACCTTTGAGGATTTCCTTGAAGAGAAGCTGGAAAAGGCGATTGGGGCAGTGCGCGAATACGAGGATATTTATGTCCATATTCAGGAAACGGACGATCTCTCCCACGAGCTCCAGCCGGTGGAAAAGATGGAAGCCGTAGAGGCGATAGACAGGGTGTTCCTGAAAGACTTCCTTAAAAATATCGGGGAGGATTATACGCTGTCTGTGGCGTCCGACCACTTTACGTTTTCCGATACCGGCGCCCACGGCGGGGAGCCGGTGCCTTTTTTATTCTATGATTCGCGCAACGAGAGGGAACAGGACGGGCGCTTCACCGAGCAAAGCGGCCGTGACAAGCAGTATACCATTACGGCGGCGGAGCTTAAGGCGATGCAAAAGCAGGCGGAAACGGAGAGGTGATTTTCCGCTTGACACACCGGAGGAAGCCTGCTATAATTAGCAATTATAAATAGAAAACCAGTGATTCAGAGGAGTAACCGGGAATACCGCTTTTAAGAGAGCAATGGGTGGTGAGATCATTGCAGCACAGGATTTTCGGTGAATGGACTGATGAGGGCAGGGAGAACAACGAAAGTTTAGTAATACCTGACGGAATTTCCAGCCGTTACCATGGAAACACAATTGGTTGATTGTGGCAGAGAGGGCGCTTTGCGCCAATCCGGGTGGCACCGCAGAAGTTAAGACTTTTGTCCCAGAAGTTGGGACAAAAGTCTTTTTTGATTTTAAAAACAGAACATTTGAAGGGAGAACAAAGCAATGGTAAAGATTCCGCACAGACTCTATTTAAACGAAGACGAGATGCCGAAGCAGTGGTATAATATGCGCGCAGATATGAAAGAATTGCCTGCGCCGATGATGAATCCGGCGACAATGCAGCCGGCAACGGAAGAGGACCTCTACCCGGTGTTCTGCAAAAAGCTGGCGCACCAGGAACTGGATAACGAGACGAGGTATGTGGATATCCCGGACGAAGTGCTCGAGATGTACAAAATTTACCGCCCGTCGCCGCTGATCCGCGCGTTCAATCTGGAAAAAGCGCTTGATACGCCCGCAAAAATCTATTACAAGTTCGAGGGAAACAATACCTCAGGCAGCCATAAGCTCAATTCTGCGATCGCACAGGCCTATTATGCAAAGGATCAGGGACTGAAAGGCCTTACGACCGAGACGGGAGCAGGCCAGTGGGGGACTGCACTGGCGGAAGCATGCTCTTATTTTGGGCTTCCGCTTACGGTATTCATGGTGAAGGTCTCTTACCAGCAAAAACCCTTCCGCAAAGCGGTGATGCAGACGTTTGACGCAGACGTGATCGCCAGCCCGAGCAATACGACGGAAATTGGCCGCAAAATATTGGCGGAGAACCCGAATACCTCGGGCAGTCTCGGCTGCGCGATTTCCGAAGCGGTGGAAAAAGCGGTCTCCACGGAAGGCTACCGCTATGTGCTTGGATCGGTGCTCAATCAGGTGCTGCTTCATCAGTCGATCATTGGCCTTGAATCCAAGCTCGCAATGGAAAAGCTGGACGAGTATCCGGATGTCGTGATTGGCTGTGCGGGCGGCGGATCAAACCTGGGCGGCCTGATCGCGCCCTTTATGCAGGACAAGCTGACCGGAAAAGCGGATCCGCGGATCGTTGCGGTGGAACCGGCTTCGTGCCCGTCCTTTACGCGCGGGAAATACGCGTACGATTTCTGCGATACGGGCAAAATTACGCCAATGGCAAAAATGTATACGCTGGGCAGCGGATTCATTCCTTCCGCGAACCATGCGGGCGGCCTGCGCTATCACGGAATGTCGCCGATCCTGTCCAAATTGTATCACGACAAATATATGGAAGCGGTCTCTGTTGAACAAAGCAAGGTGTTTGAGGCGGCGGTACTATTTGCCAAAAAGGAAACGATCCTGCCCGCGCCGGAATCCGCGCATGCGATCCGCGCGGCAATCGATGAAGCGCTCCGCTGCAAGGAGGCGGGAGAGCAGAAAACGATCCTGTTTGGCCTTACGGGGACGGGTTATTTCGATATGACGGCGTATGAATCCTATCATGATGGGAAAATGAACGATTATATCCCAACAGATGAAGAACTGCAAAAAGGGTTTGACAGCCTGCCGGAAGTCCCGGAGAAATAAGAAACTGAAAAAGCGCGCACGGCCTGTGCGCGCTTTTTTGTTTGTTGCGCAAAAATTTGTTTTAACGTAAAATGGTAGCTGGGGCAAACCCATGGGAGTATCATATGAAAAAATTTTTCAGTTTCTTTATTAGCCGGATGTTCATCGTGTTCGCACTGATCGGCATTCAGGCATGGATCATTATCAGCCTTTTTTTGTATTTTGACGACCAGTCGGAGGTCATCCGGACGGTTTTCTGGGTGATAAGCCTTGTGATGGTGCTTTATATTGTGAACAAACGGCAGAATCCATCCTATAAACTTGCATGGATCATTGTGATTCTGGTGCTGCCCGTGTTCGGCGTACTGATGTATATCTTTTTCAGCCAGCGCCAGTTGACGAGAAGGCTGCGCAGGAAAGCGGAGCTGGAGCTCGAAAAATCAAGGCCGCTTCTGGGGCAGGACCGACGCGTGACGCATGAACTTGAACAAAAGAGCCTCGACGCATTGCGCCAGACGGACTATATACGCCGGGCGAGCACCTTTCCCGTTTACGACAAAACGGAATCCGAATATTTCTCCAGCGGGGAAGCTTTTTTCGGACAGCTTAAAACAGAGTTGGAAAAAGCGGAACGCTATATCTTCATGGAATATTTTATTGTGGAGAAAGGCGTCATGTGGGACAGCGTACTTGAAATCTTGCAGCGTAAGGTAGCCGAAGGTGTGGACGTACGGTTTATGTATGACGATATGGGCTGCGCGCGTACGCTTCCGTTCCGCTATTTCAAGCGGCTGCGGGAAATGGGGATCAAGGCCACGGTATTCAATCCGCTCAGGCCGGAGCTATCTTCGATCTTCAACAACCGCAACCACCGCAAGGTGACCGTGATCGACGGGCATACGGCATTTTGCAGCGGAGCAAATCTTGCGGATGAGTATATCAATGCAATCGAGCGTTTCGGGCATTGGAAAGACGGCGCTGTCATGCTGAAGGGGGCGGGGGCGTGGGCCTTTGCCGTGATGTTCCTGCAGGCCTGGAACTTTATGATGCAGGAAGACAGCGATTATTCCGTGTTCCGGCCGAAACCGGAGGAATTGGACGGGCGCGGGTCCGACGGATATGTCCAGCCGTTCACGGACGATCCGATGGATGACGAATACGTCAGTGAAAACACCTACATGAATATGCTCAGCAGGGCAAAACGGTATCTTTATATCAACACGCCGTACCTGATCCTTGACAACGAATTTATGACTGCGCTTGAAAATGCGGCTAAAAGCGGCGTGGATGTACGCATTACCACTCCGCATATTCCCGATAAGAAAATGGTATTCCTGCTTACCCGCGCGCATTACGAGGAACTGCTGAAGGCGGGGGTCAGGATTTACGAATACACGCCGGGGTTCATCCATACCAAGACCTTCGTGTGTGACGACGAATTCGGGATTATCGGCACCATCAACCTCGATTACCGCAGCCTGTTCCTGCACTATGAGTGCGGCGTATGGCTCTATGGGACAAAGGCCATCGGGCAGTTGAAGGAGGACTATCTCGAGACGCTTAAGGTGTGCGAAGAGGTATCTTATGACGAGATATGCCATCGCCCATGGTATATCCGCCTGATGCAAGCGATTTTGCGTGTTTTTGCGCCGCTGATGTAATAAAGGGGATTTTTTGGGTATCAATATACCGTTCAGAATTTTTAGTTGGGGAGATACGGTATGACATTAATGGATGCCGGCGTTGGCCGTCTGGCCGACCAAACCGTGAATGATATTGCGCAAAATGCTGTGGATTCCTATACCGCCTGGGAAAAAGAAACCTTTGCCCTCGGCGGGCTTGTAAACACGGTCATCTATGCGGCCATCGTGGCGGCGGCCGCTTTTATTATCATCAAACTGATCCAGCATTTCCTCGCACGGAAGTTGACGGGAAATGCCCGGATTTTTTACCGCCTGATCTATGTGGCGATTATTATTATCGCCATACTGTGCGTGCTCGTCACGATCAAACCGCTGGGTAATCTTGGGACGGGCCTTCTCGCAAGCTCGGGAATTGCGGGTATTGTCATCGGTCTTGCGGCCCAGCAAACGCTCGGTAACGTGTTCAGCGGCATCTCTATCAGCGCGGCAAAGCCTTTTGAGGTAGGTGAATTTATCGAAATCCTGAATGTGACGCCGCCTGTTATGGGCGTAGTCAAGGATATTGGTTTGCGTCACACGACGATTCTCGACGCTTCCAATAAAAGCATCGTGATTCCCAACAGTATTATTGACAAAGATATGATACGCGCTTCCCATGTGGTGGAAAAGGCGAATGTATGCAGCTTCCTCGACGTAGGGATTTCCTACGACAGCGATATTGATCTTGCGATGAAGATCCTTGCGGATACAATTGCGGCCCACGGGGGAACGCTCGACGTGCGCTCGGAGGAGGAAAAGAACAGCGGGATTCCGCCTGTCACCGTCCGCGTGCAGGACCTTGGGGAGTCTGCGGTCCAGCTGAGAGCATTTGTTTGGACGCCGGATACATCCTCCAGCTTTCCAATCCTGTCTGATTTGCGGTATGCGGTAAAAAAAGAATTTGACCGCCGCGGGATAGAGATTCCATATCCATACCGGAACGTGGTGATAAAAAACAAATAAAAGCAAAGAGGACGCGGTTTGAAACCGCGCCCTTTTATATGATGAGAGAAAAAAATCAGTTGATTGAGGCCGAAACTGTTTCGGCTTGTGTATCTGCGGTCATAGTGAGGCTTTCCGCCAGATTTTGCACGGGAAGCG
It encodes the following:
- the cls gene encoding cardiolipin synthase yields the protein MKKFFSFFISRMFIVFALIGIQAWIIISLFLYFDDQSEVIRTVFWVISLVMVLYIVNKRQNPSYKLAWIIVILVLPVFGVLMYIFFSQRQLTRRLRRKAELELEKSRPLLGQDRRVTHELEQKSLDALRQTDYIRRASTFPVYDKTESEYFSSGEAFFGQLKTELEKAERYIFMEYFIVEKGVMWDSVLEILQRKVAEGVDVRFMYDDMGCARTLPFRYFKRLREMGIKATVFNPLRPELSSIFNNRNHRKVTVIDGHTAFCSGANLADEYINAIERFGHWKDGAVMLKGAGAWAFAVMFLQAWNFMMQEDSDYSVFRPKPEELDGRGSDGYVQPFTDDPMDDEYVSENTYMNMLSRAKRYLYINTPYLILDNEFMTALENAAKSGVDVRITTPHIPDKKMVFLLTRAHYEELLKAGVRIYEYTPGFIHTKTFVCDDEFGIIGTINLDYRSLFLHYECGVWLYGTKAIGQLKEDYLETLKVCEEVSYDEICHRPWYIRLMQAILRVFAPLM
- a CDS encoding alkaline phosphatase family protein, which encodes MKKITLVLDGVADRPNAALDGKTPLEYAKTPNLDALYRKALGGTVLTIPEGLEVGSAVANLSLLGFDPYTYRGRSIIEAAGLHLPMNEDDLYIRCNLVTFEGDSFETSRIKSYSAYDIATEVAEPVVRALAEEVFGGEFQLIYCGSFRCTLIVKNGKRLYPVDFMPAHDIIGQDIAPFIRTEGKQAKFFDLMKKSYDFLQEKAIPANGMWMWGASVMPEIKGDTRGRVALSETLLMDGITTIAGLPNIGTKREGRTFEDFLEEKLEKAIGAVREYEDIYVHIQETDDLSHELQPVEKMEAVEAIDRVFLKDFLKNIGEDYTLSVASDHFTFSDTGAHGGEPVPFLFYDSRNEREQDGRFTEQSGRDKQYTITAAELKAMQKQAETER
- a CDS encoding mechanosensitive ion channel family protein, with the protein product MTLMDAGVGRLADQTVNDIAQNAVDSYTAWEKETFALGGLVNTVIYAAIVAAAAFIIIKLIQHFLARKLTGNARIFYRLIYVAIIIIAILCVLVTIKPLGNLGTGLLASSGIAGIVIGLAAQQTLGNVFSGISISAAKPFEVGEFIEILNVTPPVMGVVKDIGLRHTTILDASNKSIVIPNSIIDKDMIRASHVVEKANVCSFLDVGISYDSDIDLAMKILADTIAAHGGTLDVRSEEEKNSGIPPVTVRVQDLGESAVQLRAFVWTPDTSSSFPILSDLRYAVKKEFDRRGIEIPYPYRNVVIKNK
- a CDS encoding TrpB-like pyridoxal phosphate-dependent enzyme — translated: MVKIPHRLYLNEDEMPKQWYNMRADMKELPAPMMNPATMQPATEEDLYPVFCKKLAHQELDNETRYVDIPDEVLEMYKIYRPSPLIRAFNLEKALDTPAKIYYKFEGNNTSGSHKLNSAIAQAYYAKDQGLKGLTTETGAGQWGTALAEACSYFGLPLTVFMVKVSYQQKPFRKAVMQTFDADVIASPSNTTEIGRKILAENPNTSGSLGCAISEAVEKAVSTEGYRYVLGSVLNQVLLHQSIIGLESKLAMEKLDEYPDVVIGCAGGGSNLGGLIAPFMQDKLTGKADPRIVAVEPASCPSFTRGKYAYDFCDTGKITPMAKMYTLGSGFIPSANHAGGLRYHGMSPILSKLYHDKYMEAVSVEQSKVFEAAVLFAKKETILPAPESAHAIRAAIDEALRCKEAGEQKTILFGLTGTGYFDMTAYESYHDGKMNDYIPTDEELQKGFDSLPEVPEK